The Brassica napus cultivar Da-Ae chromosome C7, Da-Ae, whole genome shotgun sequence genome has a segment encoding these proteins:
- the LOC106454319 gene encoding WAT1-related protein At3g53210 has protein sequence MSPVATRAKLHVAMVVFQTGYAGNHVIMRFALNLGVSKLVFPLYRTIIALSVLAPSAYFLEKKERPAMNTSLLIQFFLLGLVGITLNQGFYIFGLDNTSPTFASATENAVPAVSFLMAALLGIEKVELKRRDGIAKVVGTFVSVAGSLVITLYKGPTIYEPSQRIMDQSIVNGGSEGEEENKNWTLGCLCLMGHCLCWSSWIVLQSPLLKKYPARFSFISCSCFFAVIQFFGISAYFERDVESWKILSGGEVYALLYTGLVGSAMVFAIQIYVVERGGPLFVSAYLPLQTLVAAVLATFALGEHFYLGGMIGAILIISGLYLVVMGKSWESQALIVSQQRLVYSATEENGDEDEHSKERRCCSIIQPLITS, from the exons ATGTCTCCGGTAGCAACAAGAGCAAAGCTTCACGTAGCGATGGTGGTGTTTCAGACGGGATACGCGGGGAATCACGTGATCATGAGATTTGCTCTAAACTTGGGAGTAAGCAAACTCGTCTTCCCACTTTACCGGACCATCATCGctctctctgttcttgctcCCTCTGCTTACTTCCTTGAAAA AAAAGAAAGGCCAGCGATGAACACCAGTTTACTGATTCAGTTCTTCCTTCTTGGACTTGTCGG cATAACATTAAACCAAGGCTTTTACATATTTGGATTGGACAATACCTCACCAACATTCGCATCAGCAACTGAGAATGCTGTTCCTGCTGTTTCATTCCTCATGGCCGCTTTGCTCGG AATAGAGAAGGTAGAGTTGAAGAGGAGAGATGGTATAGCCAAAGTGGTGGGCACATTTGTATCGGTGGCAGGTTCTTTGGTCATAACGCTGTATAAAGGGCCAACCATTTATGAACCGAGCCAGCGTATAATGGACCAGTCCATAGTAAATGGTGGATcagaaggagaggaagaaaacAAGAACTGGACGTTGGGATGTCTGTGCTTGATGGGTCACTGCTTATGCTGGTCAAGCTGGATTGTGTTACAATCACCATTGCTTAAGAAGTACCCTGCTCGATTCTCCTTCATCTCGTGCTCATGCTTTTTCGCAGTAATCCAGTTCTTTGGCATCTCTGCTTATTTCGAGAGAGATGTGGAGAGCTGGAAGATACTATCAGGAGGGGAAGTGTACGCGTTGCTATACAct GGATTGGTGGGATCAGCGATGGTGTTTGCAATACAAATATATGTGGTGGAGAGAGGGGGACCTCTGTTTGTATCAGCCTACTTGCCACTACAAACTCTAGTAGCTGCTGTTTTAGCCACCTTTGCTCTTGGTGAACACTTCTACCTTGGAGG AATGATTGGGGCAATACTAATCATTAGTGGACTCTACTTGGTTGTGATGGGAAAGAGTTGGGAGAGTCAAGCTCTAATTGTTAGCCAACAACGCTTAGTTTATTCAGCAACAGAAGAAAATGGTGATGAAGACGAGCATAGCAAAGAAAGAAGATGTTGTAGTATCATTCAACCATTAATTACATCTTAA
- the LOC106358398 gene encoding ribosomal RNA small subunit methyltransferase, mitochondrial-like: protein MLQKTVGSSIKSSSSCLSSLLLFRRNSHSRNGQVVEKKKQHDGLFLQKSKGQHLLTNTRILDAIVRSSDVRPTDTVLEIGPGTGNLTMKLLEAAQHVIAVELDKRMVEILRARVSDHALQHKLTIIQKDVLKTDFPEFDLVVANIPYNISSPLVAKLVYGSNTFRTATLLLQKEFSRRLLANPGDSDFNRLAVNVKLLADVKFVMDVSKREFVPPPKVDSSVVMITPKEVKPDVDVREWLAFTRTCFGKKNKTLGSMFRQKKKVMELLSLSEAGIATNASDVVEEQGDNRLLCLDTDASVFKERVIGILKSNGFEDKRPSKLSHGQLLRLLSLFNQAAIFFHSLPMDLHDY, encoded by the exons ATGCTTCAGAAAACAGTGGGCAGTAGTATCAAATCAAGTAGCTCGTGCTTATCCTCCTTACTACTATTTCGACGAAATTCTCACTCGCGTAACGGCCAAGTCgtagagaagaagaagcaacaCGATGGGTTGTTTCTTCAAAAGAGCAAAGGCCAACACCTTCTTACCAACACCAGAATCCTCGACGCCATCGTCCGAAGCTCAGATGTCAGGCCCACCGACACTGTCTTGGAGATCGGTCCCGGTACTGGAAATCTCACCATGAAACTTCTAGAAGCCGCCCAGCACGTCATAGCCGTGGAGCTAGATAAGCGTATGGTTGAGATTCTCCGCGCAAGGGTCTCTGACCATGCTCTTCAACATAAACTTACG ATTATTCAGAAAGATGTCCTCAAGACGGACTTCCCTGAGTTTGATCTCGTGGTTGCTAATATCCCATACAACATATCTTCCCCTCTGGTGGCGAAGCTTGTCTACGGCTCCAACACCTTCCGCACCGCCACGCTCTTGCTTCAGAAGGAATTCTCCCGCCGCCTCTTGGCTAACCCTGGCGACTCTGATTTCAACAGACTGGCTGTGAACGTGAAGCTTCTGGCTGATGTCAAATTCGTTATGGATGTCAGCAAAAGAGAGTTTGTTCCACCCCCTAAAGTTGATTCCTCCGTTGTCATGATCACGCCCAAGGAGGTGAAACCTGATGTTGATGTTCGAGAATGGCTGGCCTTCACTCGCACCTGTTTTGGGAAGAAGAATAAGACGCTTGGTTCCATGTTTAGGCAGAAGAAGAAGGTCATGGAGCTGCTGAGTTTGTCCGAAGCTGGAATTGCTACGAATGCAAGTGATGTTGTTGAAGAACAAGGGGATAACCGTCTCTTGTGTTTGGATACAGATGCAAGTGTATTCAAGGAAAGGGTGATTGGAATTCTGAAATCGAATGGGTTCGAAGACAAGAGACCGTCGAAGCTCTCTCATGGTCAGTTATTGCGTTTGCTTTCTTTGTTTAACCAAGCTGCCATATTTTTCCATTCCTTACCAATGGATCTACACGATTATTGA